From the Rhea pennata isolate bPtePen1 chromosome 1, bPtePen1.pri, whole genome shotgun sequence genome, the window AGACTTCACTTAAAAAGACAGCAAGTGCTAACAGTCTATATATTTCAAGATAATTTTTCAGAGAATGTAAATGACATTAAGCAGTCACAAGCAGGCACTGAATCAAACCTTTTATGGGAAGTCAGCTGTCACCTTTGCATCCTGTGGTGGTAAGGAAGTTCCCCTTGCCAAatgagggaaagagaaaagaggctGTTCTGCTCCTCTAAAGGCTCCCTTCCCTcagtaaaagcttttttaaaaagttgaatgCACAGTACCATAGAATGAAAACCTAAAAATATCAAGTAATTTTGAGccaaattactattttatacTACTCAAACATACAGGGTATAAACATGCTCTGTGCCTTTCCAAGGAAATTCAAACACATCTCAGTTTTGTTAGCCAGAGAAATACCCTGCTGAAGAAATCAAGTAAGTAAAGATTGGCTGAACTCTCCTGTGCAGTTTGTGGGAGCAGGCTCCCAGTCTTAGGTGTTATTCATGCAAGTTTACCCTTACAactcttgcattttttccaaTTCAGTCAGCTTTTGATTTTCATCTTTGCTACTGTATGGAATTTGGGCATGTATAGCTGTCCTTACAGGCATTGTTAGTGGTTATATAAATACTAGCAAAAGAGCCTCTAGCTTTCCtcataatcattttaaatattatgtgGTGATAATGAAACAATAGCGGTCAcaaattttctggaaagaagATAGCAGCTGTAAGAAGAGAGCTTGCTGGTGTATGCTGTTCTCTGAGTAGGTCAGCCAGGGCTCCACAAGCACTTCCTGCGCGGTTGGAAGAGAAACCTTTGTGCAgttatttctgctgctgcttttcaaactGAAGTCCCTTGAGACGTATGCTGTGGGTTAAAGCTGGACCTCAGCAGTGTATTCTGCACTTCAGAGTTGCCTTCGCTAGTGGCTTCCAGCTGCACTCAGGCACCTTGGCAAGGTGGGGGAGGAAGAGCGAGTCCGTGGGCTACTTCTGGTGAAGAAAAGCAAGTCTGGATGGGGTCTGTACAGTCCACCCCAAACGCTGGGGAAAACTGAAATGGGATCCTCATCTCAGTGGTCCCCACATGGCAGGAGGGAGCAAAGGGAGCAAGTCGTGGCTCTACAGAAAGAGTGCTGGGTGCTGTGCCGTAAGGGGTGTCTGTAAAAGAGAGTTTTGCTGTTAGCTAGCTCTTTGCACCTACCCTGCAGACTAGCCAGGCAGCATATTGCTCTCCAGATACAAGCAAGGGAGCAGAAGTTTGGGCAGCGTTGTGGGTGCGTTGCCCCCTCTGTCGACAGTTCAGCAAGGCTCCGTCTCCAGGTTGGACTTGTCAGTGGGAGGCGGCAGCGGTATGTCCTCGGGCGCGATGTCTACCAGTGCCCCGGACCGCTTGCGAGGCTCCGGACTCTCTTCTGACCATCTCCCCACCCTGCGCACCCCTTTGGCCACTTTGGGGGCGTTGCGGCAGGGGTTGTGGTCATAGATCACCAGCTTCAGGCTGGGGAGGTGAGCCAGGCTGGGGAAGTACCGGATGGCATTGCGATCCACATCGATCACTTCCAGAAAAGGCATGTGCAGGAGCACGGGGGGGAACTCAGATAGCAGGTTGCCCGAGAGCCAGATGGTGcgcagctcctgcaggcaccgCAGCTGGCTGGGGAGCGCACGCAGCGCGTTGGAGCCGGCATGCAGGGTCTTGAGGAGGCTGAGCTCACACACAACCTTGGGCAGGTATTGCAGGCAGTTGGACTCGATCCAGAGGGTCTTGAGGTTCTGCAAGAGCCGGAGCTCAAGGGGCAGGTTGCAGAGCTTGTTGTTGCCCAAGTAGAGGATGCACAGCTGCTTCAGTGTGCACACGACCAGGGGCAGCGCTTTGAAGTTGTTGAAGTCCAGTGCCAGGATCTGCAGGTTttgcagctgctccagctcagGGGGGAGATGGTTCAGGTTGTTGTCACTCAGGTATAGCTTGACCAGTTCTCtaaaagagcaaatgtgcagaGGTAGCCTCCTCAGCTGCCGGCCGCTCAGGTCCACCATTTTATCCACTGGCATCTCTTCTAGGTCTTCCAGGAGGTACTTCTGGCACTCGTTGGAAGGCACAAAAGCCACAATCGCCTTCAGACTGTTGCCCATCCTGGAAGTTTCTTTGTTCAGAAATCCCCGGGGCCGCAAGGGACAGGGGGCCCTCGCTGGCTATGTCCTGTTGTGCACTGGTCTGCTGGTGCCTCCTTCCTCCCAATATAAGGCTCTGTTTACGTGGCACGAGCCATTAATCTCAAGGGCtctgaaatgtttctgataACCGAATGAGTGTTCGGTGATGGGGATTACGGACATCATGAGTTAGAGTACGGGTCTCCCTCTCTTGCTTACATGCAGTCTCACTCTCTCCCCTCCCACCGCCTCTGCTCACCCAGAGAACCATCCCTCTTCCTGCACGCTGCAGATGTTCTCCAATTTTGCCCCACATAGTCTCAGGTGCCCCAACCCCTCACCTTTTGCTAGGGTCATGCTGTCTGTGCAGCTGGTACTGCCTGCGGCGATTGGCTAAAGAAAGTAAACATCACCACAGACtgaatttttaaacttaaatgtTTAGCTTTCATTAAACTTTCAGCGGAAATGTCAGATGTAATCtaattgttatttaaaatatctgtcaaGACGCGACTAACTTTCCAGACAAGAGGCGCTTTTATGGATTTACTTTGCAAGGTGCCAAGTACATAATTTAACAACACAACTTGCCACCCAGCACATATCTTAAACCTTTAACACAAATACTTGGCAAACTGCTATCGTTAGCTGCTCTAGTATTTATATTCCTAATTTAACTGTGTTTACTAGAGCACCTGGCACTCTGAACTGTGCAGGGCCTCTTTCATTAGGCTGTGTTTCGCTTCTCATCAGTTTAACACGTTCACTAGCGTAACCTGCCATGGCTGTTCTCCCACCGCCTTCCGACTGTGCTGCTGCGGTTCCTGCCTCTGTACTTACCTGGCAAGAAGCTGCCCTAGATTTAATTGCATCGAGATTCACACTTCTAGTTATGACCGTTGAGATGCAACTGTGCTGTGGAGGCTGTCCCCCAGTTCCCTTCTGCAAGGCCCATGCTGCTCAGGGCATGAGCACCTCTTTTCTAGGAGATGCTGCCAGTGCGTAGACCTCTTGGTGGACTTTGACATCctgagttgctgctgctttcaagCTTTCTTGGGGCTTGTCCCTCCTGCCTCTCTGCGTTTGCTCTCCCAAGACCTTTGGATTTCCAGGTTGGCAGAGTGTTTTACAGTGAAATACTCTTTCCAGCTGTGGCTCTCTCCTTGGCTATCTACAGCTCAGCGCTGTCATTTTCCACACCTACCCTAGCTCAGGCAGGCCATTTTCTTCAAACACCCGGCAGCCGATTTCCGGGAGATGGGCACTGCGTACTCAGAATAGATGACTGCTAAGGGCCATGTATTTTGGGGAAAGGGCAGAGCAAACAAAAGATTGAGAAAAAGGCAGTATTAAACAGTTAAGGTGGCCTCATGATCTCTGGCCAAATCTGACAACACAGAGCTCTAGTACTATCACTGGCTGTTAAATGTATAGCAGCTCTTAACTAAAAATTGAGTATTGGCTGGAGGATGTTTCCTCATCTTTTCCCCATGAGATGAGTAGCTGTGCCATGTAGAAGTGCTGACAGGAAATGTATGGAGGTGTttagggaagaaagagaagggcaGCTGGGGGCCAGCACTGCAGCTGGACGGAGACCAGCGAGTGCTGCAACCTGAGTGccacaaaataaataagttttGGACCGAAAAGCTAGGCAGAAATATCAAGCCTGGTGAACAAAGTTACATCCTAGCTGGCTGTGGCCTTGCTGTGGAGGAGCGACTGTGGATGTACCATACATACAGCGTGCCAGCAGTAAGAGTCAGTTTACAGGGAACAAGCTTCGCAGAGTAGCCACTTTTTAAGCACTGGAATACTGTAGGGAACATGTTATTTCTGGATTTTGTAATAGTTACCTACCCTGAAATACGTTCtgacttttaagaaaatgttcttaTGTGCCTGTGGGCAGGCTTTTGTATTTGTTGCCATTTCTGAGAAGCTGTGGCACCCTTTAAAGCAAGGTTGCCTGCCCTACAAAGACGCTGTGCACGAGGggcataaaaatgcaaatgtgtttGGCATAAATAATAATGACTGAGCGGAAGAATGTACATCCAGGACAAAAACATGCCCCTGAGACAGACAGCCTGCTGATTAGGGAAACTTTTACACTTCAGATAAATATCTCTTAGAGACCCTCTGCATTGTAGTTTAATCATTATTCCAGCTTATCAAAAAAAGTCACAATGACCTTTTGCTGTTGCATTTTGTACCCCTGTTGGCTAAATGAAAGTGTGTTTGGAGCACACTGTGTTTTCACAGTATTCGGGGAAAAAATAACCTTCATGCTGGCGGGATACTAAGGGCTCCATCTGCAATAAAATGAACCGTCTCAATCCTTCTGAGAATTAGTGTCTCAGTGGAGGACATAAGGCAAAAGCAGCCCCTTCTGTAGACCCAgtgcagtattttgaaaatcgCTCCATGTCTTCAGAGTTATCCTGGATGCCCTACAACACGAGTCCCCAGAAGCATTTGTGGCATTTGAGGAAAAGTTCAGGAGATAAAAGAGCTCAAGCTGTTGTCTTGCTCCTGTCAAAACGACATTGCCGTAGCAGAGGGCATCTGCTCTGCTTCATGCAGAAGGGTTTGAGTAGGCTTCCCAGGCCaagtctgtgttttctgaaatccCCCAAATCTATTCCCCTGCTCAAATCTTTACCAGCTAGCCTCATCTTTGGAGCTAGTCTGGGCCTCATTTCCAGGGCACAGCTCTCGAGCGTGGTGGCTGGACAGAAAACTAATTTCCTCACTGCCAGCTTGCATGTAACTTCTGAGTCTAGAAGAAACAGTGAGTGTTCCTCAGTGAGACACTTCTAAACAGAATCACAAGAAAATGTAAGTCAGTATTAAAAGCTATGCATTGTTATTCCTGCATTTTAGAAATTGTTTCTTGAAACAAAAGCTAACGCAGTGATAAGGCTGTACAGCCTGGTGCTTTCTTAGATCCAAGACTGCAGCCAGGTTCCTGCACCAGACTCTCAGCCTTTGCTGGGAACAGCTTTTCCAGCCCTCACAATTTCGGAGGTaagtttgaaaaagcaaaacatatgtTCCAAAATCCAAGGGACTAATGAAGAGAGCTTTAAATTTGATACTTCTCTCATGCCTCTTTTTAATCAGCGTGACATACTAAGGAATGAGGCTTAGaggaataatttttaaactgtctttACTATGTACTGAAAGTAATTTGGtttgcatatattaaaaatctctAGCTGTTTGTAATTTAGACCTCTGCTGCTCTCACAAATACCATACGCCTGCTcgtttctgttgttttctggaGCTTTACTGCTAGAGCAAGTGATGACTCCTTTGCATCTTCTAGGTATTCATTCTTCGTTATGCAATTTCATACATTTTACCTCTCTCTGAAGGTGGATTATTTGTTTCCAGTTCACTTTCATGTTGCGAGCAGTCTATTTTTAACCAAGTGTTAAACTGCAGGGGAACATAGAGAAAATCGTCCTTGCTCTTTTCCCAGCTTTCCAACATAGTCTTTTGAACAAAAATGGCTCATTATTGAAATTCAGCCCTAATGTTTTCCATTCTGCAGCATATAATTGCTCACACCTTCTCTTACAGAGGAAAGACTCAGCAAATCTCCTAAGTAAACCACAGACTCGGTGCTGAGCTTCCTCACAGGCATCTAACGGGGGTTTGTGGCCTCTGTCTGGACAGAGGCTCTTTCTGACGCCCTTATTTTCCTGCCGGCTTGACTCAAACCCAGATGCCAGGTCGGGGTGGGAACTGCAAACCTCAGGGAACTCGCGAGCAAACAGATCTGGGCGAGAGACCCAGACGTCTCCCTGAAAGGCGCGCAACGCCCCTTCCGTTGGAAAtggcctcagcagctgtgcGAGAGGAGGAACCCACCAGCTCGCTAGGACCCCGGGCTGCGGGCCGTCAGCTGCTTAGCTCTCGAGATCCACTGCTTCGGGTGGCAACCACGTTTCCGCTTGGACTGGAGCTCTCGCAGACCTCGGGGATTTGTCTTCAGCCGTAAGGGGATGGCGTGCCCCAATGCCAGTGAAGGTCTGGGACCACCAGAATGGCTCCGGGTAGAGGCAAACCAGCTCTATCTTGTGTCCTCCTTCTCTGCCTTGGACACCTCTGGGATACTCGTCACTGAAGGAAGCACGAAAAGCCGCTTGTGCGGAGGGAACCAGGCAATTCCTCGGCCTGCCTTCCCTTTCCCGTGCTAGCAGATGCCAAGCTGGCCCCATATCTCGTCAAAGATATTAACGCTTGTTAGTAAAGCTTATTTTTGGTCTAGACCGTGCCCTGGTTATCTGTGCCTTAGTATTTTCACCGGGCACCAGTATTTACACAGTCAAGCGGTTACTCTGAGAACACATTAATGAGTTTTCTGCCAAAGCTTTGACCTCGGGTGATGGATTGACCTGGCTGGGAGCCTTCTGCTGCCAGTGGGGTATAAAAAAGAGACTTTGGAGTCAACGAGTGTCATTAGACTCCGAAACGGCCGGCAGCCATGCGGGCGCTCCTGTTGGCGGTGGTTTGCCTCCCGCTCTCCGTGGCCTTGGAACGGTAAGAAGGGACGCGCGGCAGTGCGGGGCTGCGCCTCGGCTGGCCTCCTGCAACCACCTCGGCCAGCGGCGTTGagaaagaagtaaagcaaaaaaaaaaaaaaaaaaaaaaaaagtgtttgagtTGTCTAGACTCCAGCTAACACTTTGGGCATTGATTTCTTTCGCCTAGAATCCCTCTCGTTCGGTTTAAATCTATcaagaaacagctgaaagaaaagggagaattaGAGGAGTTCTGGAGAAATCACCACCCCGACATTTTTGCTCGGAGGTACCTGCATTGCTTCCCTGCAGATATCGCCTTATCCGTGGGAACCACTTCCGAAAGGCTGTACGATTACATGAACGTAAGTAACGTCACCGTAAGGACCCTTTCTTCTGTTgaaggctgattttttttgcccCCAGCACATCTGAAATCTGGTCTCTCAGTGAAATTATAGCACGTGAGATGACTGCTTGTTGCTCTACACCGTGAGGACTGCGTGACCAGCAATGCAGTGACCTGCCTGCAGAACAGAACAGGTACAGACCGAGGTTAGGACAGGCAGAAGCCTGAGGTATCTGGCCATGGCACGCCTGAGACAAGTGTAATTTTTGTACAAAGCAGTGCTGGAGTTTGCTGAGTCTCCAAACAAGTGTGGAAGGTCTGCCCACATCCATCTTGGTTTGCGACTGGATTTTGAACAGCAAAGTCTGATCAGTTCATTTAGCTGCATGCAAGCTATCAGAAACTGGGGTGTTTACATGCTGTTTAAAAAACCCTGCATCTCATTTATCTATCTGATCATGGAGAGTCGTGAATCAGTGGACCCAAgtagtggttttatttttctgcttttatctctTGAGTTTAAAGGGTCTTTGATGAAGACAGGTCAAACATTAACCTGGGTGAATTTACCACTcagactgaagaaagaaaagatacaagTTCGGCTGATCTCAGACAGGGCTTAGCTGCTAGGTCAGCCACTTCTGTAAACTGTTTTGCCTGGTATTAGCACTTTTGTtgctccattttctcttttatttgatACTGTTGCTGTGTTTATCTAAAGGAAAGCtaagttacagaaatttctgtgGAGGCTGCATTTGactggggaagggaaagaaaaggcaggttAATTCAGCAAGGGCTTTCTGACACCTGGGGGCCGTAAAGAACTGTGTGAAGATGAGCTAGAGATGTGCATGAAGCAGGacaaaagagactgaaaaatggCAGCCATCTCTAAAGCTTATCAAAAGAACATAAATAGCAAAATAGAAAACACTTCCCCAGCATATTCAGCAACCATCAGCAACTGGAGGTTTCAGCGCGGCATGTTTATGtttgatttgggttttttggcCATGATGTAGAGCTGCCTCACTTCTGAGATTAAGCAATAGAGATTCATTTAATGCAACATCTAATAAAATCCTGCCGTGTAGCTGGGTATGCTGTTACACGGCACACTTACTTGTTTTTAGTGACTATCTCACGTAGCATGTAAACTCGGGGGCCAGAAACCATACTCCGTTAATTGTGACAAGTATGCACTTGAGGCTACATGGTCAAGTATTTGCGATGCTACAAAAGACTTGGCACTGGATATTACTTTTCTATCTGCATTTGAATTCCAGAGATGCCTCTTCCTAAAAATAGGTCTCTGAACGCCCAAGTGCTCTTTCTTGGCCAGATAGGGGCACTTAGGCACTTGCGTTCTGGCCGCCGATAAACCCTTCACTTCAGAGCTCACGTGTTTGCAGATTGCCCCTATCCTGTGTCCGTATCCAAGGACATTCAGTGGCTTCTTTATCCACTTGATAAACTTTGTTCAGTGCCTCTGATACAGCTGGTGAAGCTGGAACTCATTTTAAATCGCTCGTAAGGACTAATTACTGTGCGTCCAAAGGGAAAAGCAgggccccccgccgcggcggtgGCAGCGGTGGCGGCACAGTCAGGCTGGCTGTGCCCTCGGCCATTGGCAGAGCTGGGCCTTGCTGGCTTTGCGACACTGATTTCATACTGATAGCGATAGGGAACTACCTAAGAGACTATGTGCCAGGTGGGTGCTTTGCTTTTGGGGTGGCCTTGCTTCCCTGGGAGTCAATGGACGGCAGCTCGTTGGCTTCACTGGGAGCAGCGTTGAACGTGTGCTTAAAACGCTGCAGCAGGCTCCACACAGCTGGCGTgaaagctgctgccagcagtcACCCATGGAGCCAGAAATAACTCCTTTCCCAGTAGAGCCAGGGTTCATTTGTGTTTAAACCAAATTGCACTGAAAACCTTGAGATCACGTTACATTACGCCTCAAATTCCTGCCTTTTTCTTGGGATTAACTTACCCTGAGGTAGCACTAACCCAACTGGATTTTCCCTCCCCCAGGCTCAGTACTACGGGGTCGTGAGCGTCGGCACACCACCTCAGAAGTTCACCGTGGTGTTTGACACAGGATCGTCTAACTTTTGGGTCCCCTCAGCTTATTGCATCAGCGAAGCGTGCAGTAAGAAATGTCACGGTCCCTCGCGCTGTCCGCGTCGGGGGTGAGGTGgccctttctccttcctgaagGAGCTCCCTggtggcggtggcggcggcggtaCCTTGTGAGGAACGGTGTTGTGTCCCAACCCCAAGACCCCATCATGCTCCCAGGTCTTTTGCACCTTCCTTCTGGTCCATGAAGATGCAAAATGTTGGACTGGTGTATTGCAGCCAGATGGCTGCAATTTTCCCTGTAAAATATTTGCCGTAATTTGGTGCACCCCTCTGGGAAGGCCATAGCCTGCATCTTCAGGTAGGTGTAGGCCTAACAGGAggttcctcctttttttctgctgaggcCCTCTGAGCAAGAAGGCTCCTCAGGTCCAGTCAAAGGCCGGATGCCGCCCTGTGAAATTGTcaggaggtggaaggggaggatGCGGAGCTCCCCGCATGCTGGCTCTCACGCTGCCCTCCCGTGCCCCACCAGAGACGCCAGCGGCAGCTGCCCAAGGGCCTTCCGCACCCGGAGGTGGCTGatgagaaaagcaggaaaagaaatggggAACAGCCACAAAAAGCTGtggaaattttgatttttgttttggtttcttgtttgcatttaaaactaaaaacacCCCCGGAGGTACTCTGAGAGCAAAAGGGCGCCGGTGCCTGCAGGCTGTGATGGGCAGCCTCCATCGCCACGTTATTCGTAAGAGAAGCAAAATCTGCTTTAGTGGTGCTCGGGCCGGTCCCgtgctggggaggggggcgaGTTTCCCAGGACCGTCCCTCGGCGCGCAGGTCCCATTGGCTTTGCTCTGCGTAGGAGTGCACCAGAGATTCAAGTCCTTCCTGTCGGATTCGTACGAGCACGGAGGAGAAGCCTTTTCCTTGCAGTATGGCACAGGCCAGCTTTTGGGCATTGCAGGCAAAGACACCCTCCAGGTGAGTGTCTACCTGAAACGGGTACCAGCCTG encodes:
- the LRRC10 gene encoding leucine-rich repeat-containing protein 10, whose amino-acid sequence is MGNSLKAIVAFVPSNECQKYLLEDLEEMPVDKMVDLSGRQLRRLPLHICSFRELVKLYLSDNNLNHLPPELEQLQNLQILALDFNNFKALPLVVCTLKQLCILYLGNNKLCNLPLELRLLQNLKTLWIESNCLQYLPKVVCELSLLKTLHAGSNALRALPSQLRCLQELRTIWLSGNLLSEFPPVLLHMPFLEVIDVDRNAIRYFPSLAHLPSLKLVIYDHNPCRNAPKVAKGVRRVGRWSEESPEPRKRSGALVDIAPEDIPLPPPTDKSNLETEPC